The following proteins are encoded in a genomic region of Maribacter hydrothermalis:
- a CDS encoding PQQ-dependent sugar dehydrogenase, translating to MNNKPITKKPLRLLTTIAVATLFIQCKPETKPVVKTVSNETILKAPEGFSVSEIGKDLGAVRHLTVAKNGDIYANRSVLKDGKAIIVLKDTDNDGNIDAQQEFAEVPGTGILATDTYLYTSSNSAIFRYPLNSAQEIIDTNSPEKLIDSLIDMGMDNAKPFTVDNDKNLYVTIGSWNDGCRDGNAGMIPCAILDSAGGIWKFKTDKLNQTFSDGSRYATGLKNAVGLDWNFKTNSLFATDHGRGGLHNFYPDVFTQKQDAELPSETLYEIKEGDNAGWPKSYYDHFKNKRMLAPEYGGDGEQLSEDNYINPVAAFPAHLGPNDLLFYTGDMFPDKYKNGAFIAFHNQSAELKKGFFVAFVPFKDGKPNGDWELFLDNFAGFDLANPEGGELKHRPCGLAQGPDGALYVCDDFGGSIFKVTY from the coding sequence ATGAACAACAAACCGATTACCAAAAAACCATTACGCCTACTAACCACCATTGCAGTCGCAACTCTTTTTATACAATGTAAACCTGAAACTAAACCTGTTGTAAAAACAGTTAGTAATGAAACCATTTTAAAAGCACCTGAAGGATTTTCAGTGTCAGAAATTGGCAAAGATTTAGGAGCAGTTAGGCACCTGACGGTTGCTAAAAACGGAGACATATACGCCAACAGATCAGTGTTGAAAGATGGTAAAGCAATTATAGTTCTGAAAGATACCGACAATGACGGAAACATAGATGCACAACAAGAATTTGCCGAGGTGCCTGGTACGGGGATTTTAGCTACAGATACCTATTTGTATACTTCATCTAATTCTGCCATATTTCGATATCCTTTAAATAGTGCCCAAGAAATTATAGATACGAATTCGCCAGAAAAATTAATAGATAGTCTTATTGATATGGGAATGGACAATGCCAAGCCTTTTACGGTTGATAATGATAAAAACCTTTATGTTACCATTGGTTCGTGGAACGATGGCTGTAGAGATGGCAATGCTGGTATGATCCCATGTGCCATTTTAGATTCCGCCGGTGGTATATGGAAATTTAAAACGGATAAACTGAATCAGACTTTTTCCGATGGTTCACGATATGCAACGGGACTTAAAAATGCCGTTGGGCTTGACTGGAATTTTAAAACCAACTCCTTATTTGCAACTGATCATGGTCGTGGTGGATTGCATAATTTTTATCCTGATGTATTTACTCAAAAACAAGATGCTGAATTACCTTCGGAAACCTTATACGAAATAAAAGAAGGTGATAATGCCGGATGGCCAAAGTCCTATTACGACCATTTTAAAAACAAAAGAATGCTTGCGCCTGAATATGGTGGTGATGGTGAACAATTATCAGAAGATAATTATATAAATCCTGTTGCAGCATTCCCAGCACATTTAGGCCCAAATGACTTGCTTTTCTATACAGGAGATATGTTTCCTGATAAATATAAAAACGGAGCATTTATAGCATTTCACAATCAGTCTGCTGAGCTTAAAAAGGGCTTTTTTGTTGCCTTTGTTCCTTTTAAGGATGGAAAACCGAATGGCGATTGGGAACTATTCTTAGATAACTTTGCCGGATTTGATTTGGCTAACCCAGAAGGTGGTGAACTAAAACATCGCCCATGCGGATTAGCACAAGGACCAGACGGTGCTCTTTATGTGTGCGATGATTTTGGTGGAAGTATTTTTAAGGTTACTTATTAA
- a CDS encoding M14 family metallopeptidase codes for MITKNSRCKVALLTIALVMSWLPMMMAQNVPSPEDVYGFKVGADYKLADYTQIEDYLSKLDGASDRVKKMEIGTTVLGRKMYILFISSEENLKQLDKWKDISTKLARVQVTEDEALKLSEEGKAIVWIDGGMHSTELAHGQMTSELAYTLATSETTEMKKIRDNVITILMPVMNPDGLDIVVDWYRKNMGTAYETSRPPILYHYYMGHDNNRDWFMNTMPETYNVTKILYNEWYPQIVYNHHQSSPSWTKISLPPYADPVNPKIHPAITAGVSEVGSAMTKRFSLENMPGAIADNFYTMFWNGGGRTVPYYHNMIGILTEVGHTSPTPRFYDPEKLPKTVAGGTPTDGTDIMYPDPWKGGESHFRDAVDYMLTATWATLDLAADRKSNYLHNIYKMGASAIEKSKKEGPFAYVIGKEQWDAFESVNLVNVLLKGGIEIEKATKNFETNGKKYEAGSYVIYTAQAFRPYLMDLLEKQNYPTRFQYPGGPPDTPYDLAGWTLPMQMGVSVDKIAEPFEIASEKVSDAASYYEGTVKGNASFGYLLSANSNASVIATNKVLKAGGTAYKTKASFKSGKTTYPAGSYIVSGGSASVDDLAAEYGLEVIGLSAEPKVEMTKIHAPKVGLYKSWVSNMDEGWTRFIMDEYEFETDTLHDKDIQTKDLSQYDVLILPSQRPKSILHGNSPLEMPEKFTGGIGLEGSVALSNYVKNGGTLMAFDEASNYVIEQFGLPMKDATEGADSKEFFIPGSLIKTGFDTTHPLAFGMQDTVSVSFNKSRAFVIDKQDKKGEGGTEDIKDAPAPEVEVIANYAEKDLLMSGWAMGEKKYIAKKPAMVRAKYGKGSVVLFAFRPQFRAQPRGTYKLIFNTIFEGAAK; via the coding sequence ATGATTACAAAAAACTCTAGGTGTAAAGTCGCGTTGCTGACGATTGCACTAGTCATGTCATGGTTACCAATGATGATGGCTCAAAATGTACCTTCTCCGGAAGATGTTTATGGTTTTAAGGTCGGCGCAGACTACAAATTAGCCGATTACACCCAAATTGAAGATTACCTATCTAAATTAGATGGCGCTTCTGACCGTGTCAAAAAAATGGAAATAGGAACAACTGTACTTGGCAGGAAAATGTATATCCTATTTATTTCTAGTGAAGAAAATCTAAAGCAGCTAGATAAGTGGAAAGATATTAGTACCAAACTTGCTCGTGTTCAGGTGACAGAGGATGAAGCTTTAAAACTTTCAGAAGAAGGTAAAGCTATTGTTTGGATAGATGGCGGAATGCATTCTACCGAATTGGCACATGGCCAAATGACATCGGAACTGGCTTATACCTTAGCCACTTCCGAAACCACGGAAATGAAAAAAATCAGGGATAATGTCATTACCATATTGATGCCCGTCATGAATCCTGATGGGTTGGATATTGTTGTTGATTGGTATAGGAAAAATATGGGTACGGCCTATGAAACATCTCGCCCGCCAATTTTATATCATTACTACATGGGTCATGATAATAACAGGGATTGGTTTATGAATACCATGCCAGAAACGTATAATGTAACCAAGATTTTATATAACGAGTGGTACCCACAGATTGTCTATAACCACCACCAATCTTCACCATCATGGACAAAAATATCGTTACCTCCTTATGCAGATCCTGTGAACCCGAAAATTCATCCAGCAATTACTGCGGGTGTAAGTGAAGTAGGTTCTGCGATGACCAAAAGATTTTCATTGGAGAATATGCCAGGCGCTATTGCTGATAATTTTTATACTATGTTCTGGAATGGTGGTGGGCGTACGGTACCTTACTACCACAATATGATCGGCATTTTAACAGAAGTTGGTCACACAAGTCCAACCCCAAGATTCTACGACCCAGAGAAATTACCAAAAACTGTAGCCGGCGGCACACCAACCGATGGCACAGATATCATGTATCCAGACCCTTGGAAAGGAGGCGAATCTCATTTTCGTGATGCAGTAGATTATATGTTGACGGCTACTTGGGCAACCTTAGATCTAGCGGCTGACCGTAAGAGCAATTACTTGCATAACATTTATAAAATGGGAGCTTCGGCAATTGAAAAGTCGAAAAAGGAAGGTCCATTTGCATATGTAATCGGGAAAGAACAATGGGATGCTTTTGAATCTGTGAACTTGGTGAATGTATTGCTTAAAGGAGGAATAGAAATTGAAAAAGCCACTAAGAATTTTGAGACAAATGGTAAAAAGTACGAAGCAGGTTCATATGTAATTTACACAGCACAAGCTTTTAGACCCTATTTGATGGATTTGTTAGAAAAACAAAATTATCCGACCCGTTTTCAATATCCAGGAGGCCCACCAGATACGCCTTATGATTTGGCCGGATGGACCTTGCCAATGCAAATGGGAGTTTCAGTTGATAAAATTGCAGAACCTTTTGAAATAGCTTCGGAAAAAGTATCGGATGCAGCATCATATTATGAAGGAACTGTAAAGGGGAACGCTTCCTTTGGATATTTGTTAAGTGCCAATAGCAATGCATCGGTAATTGCAACTAACAAGGTATTGAAAGCAGGTGGTACGGCGTATAAAACTAAGGCATCGTTCAAATCTGGTAAAACAACATATCCGGCAGGTTCGTATATCGTATCTGGTGGAAGCGCATCTGTAGATGATTTGGCCGCTGAATATGGTTTAGAGGTAATAGGATTATCTGCAGAGCCCAAAGTAGAAATGACGAAAATTCATGCACCAAAGGTAGGGTTGTACAAATCCTGGGTTTCTAATATGGATGAAGGATGGACGCGTTTTATCATGGATGAATATGAGTTCGAAACAGATACCCTTCACGATAAAGACATTCAAACAAAAGATTTATCTCAGTATGATGTGTTAATACTGCCATCGCAACGTCCAAAATCAATTTTACATGGAAATTCTCCATTAGAAATGCCAGAGAAGTTTACAGGCGGTATTGGTCTAGAAGGCTCAGTAGCCTTAAGTAATTATGTAAAAAACGGCGGTACGTTAATGGCTTTCGATGAGGCCAGTAATTATGTAATAGAACAATTTGGCTTGCCTATGAAAGATGCTACTGAAGGTGCTGATAGTAAGGAATTCTTTATTCCTGGTTCATTGATAAAAACAGGATTTGACACAACACACCCATTAGCATTTGGTATGCAAGATACTGTATCCGTATCCTTCAATAAAAGTCGTGCATTCGTGATTGATAAGCAAGATAAAAAAGGCGAAGGCGGTACAGAGGATATTAAAGATGCTCCGGCGCCAGAAGTTGAAGTAATTGCTAATTATGCGGAGAAAGATTTATTAATGAGCGGTTGGGCAATGGGCGAAAAAAAATACATTGCTAAAAAACCGGCAATGGTAAGGGCAAAATACGGAAAAGGTTCTGTTGTATTGTTCGCTTTTAGACCTCAGTTTAGAGCACAACCTAGAGGAACGTATAAGCTTATTTTCAACACTATTTTTGAAGGAGCGGCTAAGTAG
- the cls gene encoding cardiolipin synthase yields the protein MGTNCNLYLFTLLHYNTERIMNLWQLFLIFLTAGINLTALYMLLKDGNKPYRIWAWLMTIFSIPILGGTLFFTFGLNRRRVKLFNAKELIDDKQIKAFLKEYKNNIEPFKIEDVNIQREYKKLISFLENANNSPLTFNNEVTILNNGEETFEAIFKACEAAKNSIYIEYYIYENGKIADRLSQIFIRKLKEGVTVNIIYDGLGSWSLSKDYINKLKQAGAKVFCFQKVRLVFLARTNYRNHRKILVVDNEIGFTGGINIDDKYLYGDKKLGTWADTHLQIKGMAVNFLKFIFFNDWYFVSGENLFTPNALCLYEYKKNVPTQIVASGPDLKYAAILNEYISIINGADDYVYIANPYLIPPESLLLALKSAAMSGVDIRIIVPEKSDSVIVKWAVRSYFETLLESGVKIYLYQPGFLHSKIILSDDTVCSIGTANLDIRSFEQNFEVNAIMYHEETTLKLKEQFFGFLEDSEVLTLEKFQQRKNIDYLKENFARLVSPLI from the coding sequence ATGGGAACAAATTGTAATTTATATTTATTTACCTTGCTTCATTATAACACCGAACGAATAATGAATCTTTGGCAATTATTTTTAATTTTTTTAACCGCCGGCATCAATTTAACAGCATTATATATGTTGTTGAAAGATGGAAATAAACCATATCGAATTTGGGCTTGGTTAATGACCATATTTTCAATTCCGATTTTAGGTGGAACTCTCTTTTTTACTTTCGGTTTAAATCGAAGAAGAGTTAAGCTTTTTAATGCAAAAGAGTTAATTGACGATAAACAAATAAAAGCTTTTCTTAAAGAATACAAGAATAATATTGAGCCTTTTAAAATTGAAGATGTAAATATTCAACGTGAATATAAAAAGCTCATAAGTTTTTTAGAAAACGCTAATAATTCACCACTTACTTTTAATAACGAGGTAACAATTCTAAATAATGGTGAAGAAACTTTTGAAGCGATCTTTAAAGCTTGCGAAGCTGCAAAGAATAGTATTTATATTGAATATTATATTTACGAAAATGGTAAAATAGCAGATAGGCTGTCTCAGATATTTATTCGAAAATTAAAGGAGGGGGTTACCGTCAATATTATTTATGATGGGCTAGGGAGTTGGTCTTTGAGCAAAGATTATATAAATAAATTAAAGCAAGCAGGCGCTAAAGTTTTTTGTTTTCAGAAAGTCCGGTTAGTTTTTTTAGCACGAACCAACTATAGAAATCATAGAAAGATTTTAGTTGTGGACAATGAAATCGGTTTTACCGGGGGAATCAATATTGACGACAAATATCTGTACGGTGATAAAAAGTTAGGTACTTGGGCCGATACACATTTGCAAATAAAGGGAATGGCAGTAAACTTCTTAAAGTTCATTTTTTTTAACGATTGGTATTTCGTGTCTGGAGAAAATCTCTTTACACCCAATGCTCTTTGTTTATATGAGTATAAGAAAAATGTACCTACACAAATTGTAGCTAGTGGTCCAGATTTAAAATATGCAGCCATTTTAAATGAGTATATTTCTATTATAAATGGAGCTGATGATTACGTGTATATTGCGAATCCTTATTTAATACCTCCTGAATCTTTATTATTGGCTCTTAAATCTGCCGCAATGAGTGGAGTGGATATTAGAATTATAGTACCTGAGAAATCAGACTCAGTAATTGTAAAATGGGCTGTACGCTCTTATTTTGAAACTTTATTAGAAAGTGGGGTCAAAATTTATTTGTACCAACCAGGTTTTTTGCATTCAAAAATAATTTTAAGTGATGATACGGTTTGTTCAATTGGCACCGCTAATCTTGATATACGGAGTTTTGAGCAGAATTTCGAAGTAAATGCAATAATGTATCATGAAGAAACGACCTTGAAATTAAAAGAACAGTTTTTTGGCTTTTTAGAAGATAGCGAAGTTCTTACTTTAGAAAAATTTCAGCAACGTAAGAATATAGATTATTTAAAAGAGAATTTTGCTCGGTTGGTAAGTCCTCTCATCTAA
- a CDS encoding 3-keto-disaccharide hydrolase: protein MKKLPVFFMAFLLAFTSSFSSTTKTLPEPENTFIGSWTIDVVGGGVAWLKVHEEQGVLDAELLWIGGSVLPVSDVYLVDENTLIVTRTSENELKTTSGKARTHTRTWTMRITKINNAIAGTMTGPAWGKTGENISYFTGSRMPDVGPKPDLSTIKFGKPIKLFNGKNLDGWRTIDPKSPNGFKVVNGTMQNDPVQPENGEHIYYGNLRTNQEFEDFNLKLEVNVPKGNNSGVYLRGLYEIQVVDSYGQPLDSHNMGALYSRATPSENAEKPAGEWQTLDITLIDRHVTVILNGKKIVDNVAAEGPTGGAISSDVFAPGPIYLQGDHGNVAYRNIVLTPILK from the coding sequence ATGAAAAAATTACCAGTTTTCTTCATGGCCTTTCTATTGGCCTTTACCTCATCTTTTTCATCTACCACCAAAACTTTACCTGAGCCCGAAAACACCTTTATTGGAAGTTGGACTATTGATGTCGTCGGTGGTGGTGTAGCTTGGTTAAAAGTACATGAAGAACAAGGAGTTCTAGATGCAGAATTATTATGGATCGGTGGTAGTGTTCTTCCTGTTTCCGATGTATACCTGGTTGATGAAAATACCCTTATCGTTACCCGTACTTCTGAAAATGAACTTAAAACCACTTCAGGAAAAGCGCGTACACACACAAGAACTTGGACCATGCGCATTACCAAAATTAATAATGCCATTGCTGGTACCATGACCGGGCCTGCTTGGGGAAAAACAGGCGAAAACATAAGTTATTTTACAGGTTCCCGTATGCCTGATGTAGGTCCAAAACCAGATTTAAGCACTATTAAGTTTGGAAAACCTATTAAACTTTTCAACGGTAAAAACTTGGACGGATGGAGAACCATTGACCCCAAAAGTCCAAACGGATTTAAGGTCGTAAACGGCACCATGCAAAACGACCCTGTACAACCAGAAAATGGAGAACATATCTATTATGGCAACCTGCGTACCAATCAAGAGTTTGAAGATTTTAATTTAAAGCTAGAGGTGAATGTCCCTAAAGGCAACAATAGCGGAGTTTATCTAAGAGGATTATATGAAATACAAGTGGTAGACTCTTATGGCCAGCCTCTTGATAGTCATAATATGGGTGCATTGTACAGTCGTGCTACACCGAGTGAAAATGCAGAAAAACCAGCTGGAGAGTGGCAAACTCTAGACATTACTTTGATAGACCGCCACGTAACAGTAATTTTAAACGGAAAAAAAATTGTTGATAATGTTGCTGCAGAAGGGCCAACAGGTGGAGCAATAAGCTCTGATGTTTTTGCTCCAGGGCCTATATATCTTCAAGGTGATCACGGTAATGTTGCTTATAGAAACATTGTTTTGACTCCAATACTAAAATAG
- a CDS encoding DUF2188 domain-containing protein → MPNNNSSKSWISILIEMVEVFFNSARRRERKRIWHQHVVPYKNNWAVRREGNKRITSKHRLQNTAINKAKKLASKYKADVIIHREDGTIRDRINFD, encoded by the coding sequence ATGCCCAATAACAATTCTTCTAAATCTTGGATTTCCATTCTTATTGAAATGGTAGAGGTCTTCTTTAACAGTGCCCGCCGGCGCGAAAGAAAAAGAATATGGCATCAACATGTAGTTCCATACAAAAATAACTGGGCAGTACGTCGTGAAGGCAACAAACGCATTACCTCTAAACATAGACTTCAAAATACCGCAATTAACAAAGCAAAAAAACTAGCTAGTAAATACAAGGCTGATGTCATCATCCATAGAGAAGATGGTACAATACGTGACCGAATAAATTTTGATTGA
- the rbfA gene encoding 30S ribosome-binding factor RbfA: METQRQRKIAGVIQKDIVDILQKAAIDGGLRNTLISVSKVAVTTDLSIAKVYLSIFPNDKAGELMEGIKSNQPLIKHELSQRTRNQLRRVPELLFYLDDSLDYIEKIEKSLKREENPIENRDLLPKRKKS; encoded by the coding sequence ATGGAAACGCAAAGACAACGAAAGATAGCTGGGGTCATACAAAAAGATATTGTAGATATTCTGCAAAAAGCTGCCATTGATGGCGGGCTACGCAACACCCTAATATCAGTGTCTAAAGTTGCAGTGACTACCGATTTATCTATCGCAAAAGTATACCTAAGCATTTTTCCTAATGATAAAGCGGGAGAATTAATGGAAGGGATAAAATCTAACCAGCCGCTTATTAAACACGAACTTTCTCAACGCACGCGTAATCAATTACGAAGAGTGCCGGAGTTATTATTCTACCTAGATGATTCTTTAGATTACATTGAGAAAATTGAAAAGTCATTAAAGCGCGAAGAGAACCCTATAGAAAATAGAGATTTGTTACCTAAACGTAAAAAGTCCTGA
- a CDS encoding glycoside hydrolase family 30 protein, translating to MKYDHVNFCALLALFFLVANTACSTKDKKTIEENSAEAKLYITTLDKSQLVQEHAVNMDSLLKAEMEVAVDIKTTYQEIDGFGFTLTGGSALHMSQMSASARAALIQELFGKEANAIGVSYLRLSIGGSDLDEYPWSYNDLPKGLTDESLSKFSLAYDTLYLIPVLKEILDVSPNLKLMGSPWSPPSWMKDNQDTRGGSLLPKYQNVYANYLAKYIQEMSKHGITIDALTIQNEPLHPGNNPSLLMLAEQQADFIKNDLGPTFKRLGIKTKIVIYDHNADRPDYPISILNDADAAQYIDGSAFHLYGGKIEALSEVHEAHPTKNIYFTEQWVGAPGNFEGDVAWHNETLIIGATRNWSKTVLEWNLAADENEDPHTDRGGCDRCLGALTITGDSVVRNPGYYIIGQASKFVPPGSRRIASNTYDNLPNVAFITPASEVVVILQNKETVDKTIEIKVNENSVFIEIPAKSIGSLVYKNPSEIKD from the coding sequence ATGAAATACGACCATGTCAATTTTTGTGCCCTTTTGGCGCTATTTTTCTTAGTCGCTAATACGGCCTGTTCTACCAAGGATAAAAAAACAATTGAAGAAAATAGTGCAGAAGCTAAACTATATATTACCACTTTAGACAAATCGCAATTAGTACAAGAACATGCTGTAAACATGGATAGTTTGCTAAAGGCAGAGATGGAGGTTGCGGTAGATATTAAGACTACTTACCAAGAAATAGATGGCTTTGGGTTTACACTAACGGGAGGCAGTGCATTACACATGAGCCAAATGTCCGCATCGGCAAGAGCGGCGTTAATTCAAGAATTATTTGGTAAAGAAGCCAATGCCATAGGAGTTAGTTATTTACGGTTAAGTATAGGTGGCTCTGATCTAGATGAATATCCTTGGTCGTATAATGATTTGCCCAAAGGTTTGACCGATGAATCTTTGTCAAAATTTTCTTTGGCGTATGATACGTTGTATTTGATACCAGTGTTAAAGGAGATTTTAGATGTTTCACCGAATCTAAAACTTATGGGCTCCCCGTGGTCACCTCCTAGTTGGATGAAAGACAACCAAGATACGCGCGGCGGTAGTTTATTACCAAAATATCAAAATGTCTATGCTAATTATTTGGCAAAATATATACAAGAAATGAGTAAGCATGGTATTACCATAGATGCTTTGACGATACAGAACGAACCCTTGCACCCAGGCAATAATCCTAGCCTTTTAATGCTGGCCGAGCAGCAGGCCGATTTTATAAAAAATGATTTAGGGCCAACCTTTAAAAGATTAGGAATCAAAACAAAAATTGTTATTTATGACCATAATGCAGACCGCCCCGATTATCCTATTTCTATTTTAAATGATGCGGATGCTGCGCAATATATAGATGGTTCGGCTTTTCATTTATACGGGGGCAAGATAGAAGCCTTGTCCGAGGTTCACGAGGCACACCCCACTAAAAACATCTATTTTACGGAGCAATGGGTTGGCGCACCTGGTAATTTTGAAGGCGATGTTGCCTGGCATAACGAAACATTAATTATTGGCGCTACCAGAAACTGGAGTAAAACCGTATTAGAATGGAATTTAGCGGCAGATGAAAATGAGGATCCGCATACAGACCGTGGTGGGTGCGACCGCTGTTTAGGGGCATTGACGATAACTGGGGATTCAGTAGTTCGTAATCCGGGGTATTATATAATTGGGCAAGCATCTAAATTTGTGCCACCGGGGTCTAGGCGAATTGCGTCAAATACATATGATAACCTCCCTAATGTGGCGTTTATAACTCCGGCAAGCGAAGTGGTTGTAATTCTACAAAATAAGGAAACGGTTGATAAGACCATTGAGATAAAAGTAAATGAAAATTCCGTTTTTATAGAAATACCAGCAAAATCTATAGGCAGTTTGGTCTATAAAAATCCAAGTGAAATTAAAGATTAA
- the mce gene encoding methylmalonyl-CoA epimerase, giving the protein MKKIEHLGIAVKNMENSNALFEKLLGVAPYKQEEVASEGVMTSFFQNGPNKIELLASTDPEGPIAKFLEKKGEGIHHVAFEVEDIITEMERLKKEGFTLLNEKPKKGADNKLVAFVHPKTANGVLVELCQEIRE; this is encoded by the coding sequence ATGAAAAAGATTGAACATTTAGGAATTGCTGTGAAGAACATGGAAAATTCTAATGCGCTTTTCGAAAAATTATTGGGTGTAGCTCCCTATAAACAAGAGGAAGTAGCATCGGAAGGTGTAATGACTTCTTTCTTTCAAAACGGACCTAATAAGATAGAATTATTGGCATCGACAGACCCAGAAGGACCTATTGCCAAATTTTTAGAGAAAAAAGGAGAAGGAATACATCATGTTGCTTTCGAGGTTGAAGACATCATTACAGAAATGGAACGCTTAAAGAAAGAAGGCTTTACGCTACTGAATGAAAAACCTAAAAAAGGTGCTGATAATAAGCTAGTAGCCTTTGTTCATCCAAAGACCGCCAACGGGGTGTTAGTAGAGTTATGTCAAGAAATCAGGGAGTAA